In Castor canadensis chromosome 11, mCasCan1.hap1v2, whole genome shotgun sequence, a single genomic region encodes these proteins:
- the Prg4 gene encoding proteoglycan 4 isoform X1, with protein sequence MEWKILPLCLLLLLSVFLMQQVSSQDLSSCAGRCGEGYSRDATCNCDYNCQYYMECCPDFKKVCTVELSCKGRCFESFARGRECDCDSQCKKYGKCCSDYKDFCEELHNPTSPPPSKTASPPPGASQTIKSTSKRSPKSPKKKTKKVVESEEITEEHSVSENQESSSSSSSSSSTIRKIKSSKNSAANRELQKKPKVKDEKKTSKKEPTPKPPVVDEAGSGLDPTPDTPTTQHNEVTTSQKTTTVKPKNPKPSLPPNSDTSKEASSNNEETTVKTKETTVTNKQTSTSAKEKTISAKETQSAEKTSTPEGPAKPIPKAETMTKAPALPTTTKKPAPPTTKGPVPTTPKETAPTATKEPAPMSPKEPAPTTTKEPVSTTTKEPAPTTPKEPAPTTTKEPAPTTPKEPAPTTTKEPAPTTTKEPAPTTTKEPAPTTPKEPAPTTTKEPTPTTPKEPAPTTPKEPAPTTPKEPAPTTTKEPTPTTPKEPAPTTTKEPAPITTKEPAPTTTKEPAPTTPKEPAPTTTKEPVPTTPKEPAPTTPKEPAPTTTKEPAPTTPKEPAPTTPKEPAPTTPKEPAPTTTKEPASTTPKESATTTPKEPTPTTPKEPAPTTPMEPAPTTTKEPSPTTPKEPAPTTTKEPTTPKEPALTTPKEPVPSTTKEPVPTTPKEPAPTTKKLVLTMTKEPVPTTPKEPAPTTTKEPSPTTPEEPAPTIPEEPAPSSPEEPASTTPKKAAPTTPKTPAPTTTMEPPTTPKTPPEATPLFSVEPTPKGPDNSPEEPAILTTKSPEMTKPEMTSTAKDKTTEKDTRTTPESTTAAPKITTKETASTAEEKTTESKVTSTTTQVTPTTTKDTSLKTTTPKTTLAPKVTTIEETMNKPEETTPAPEDSVDNSKAITPKPQKPTKAPKKPSTKKPTKAPKKPTSTKKPSTPKVRKPKTTPTLPKRTPTVSELSPTSLAEVMLQTTTSPNQTPNSERAEVPGKEEIDGAEAEKPHMIPRPPVLTPIVIPGIDHLVRGPNQGMSINSMFSDETNLCNGKPVDGLTTLHNGTLVAFRGHYFWMLNPFSPPSPPRRITEVWGIPSPIDTVFTRCNCEGKTFFFKDSQYWRFTNDIKDAGYPKQIAKGFGGLTGKIVAALSIAKYKNRPESVYFFKRGGNIQQYTYKQEPIRKCPGRRPAINYSVYGEAAQVRRRRFERAIGPLQTHTIRIHYSPIRVAYQDKGFLHNEVKVSTMWRGFPNVVTSAITLPNIRKPDGYDYYAFSKDQYYNIDVPSRTARAITTRSGQTLSKVWYNCP encoded by the exons atttatCAAGCTGTGCAGGGAGATGTGGGGAAGGGTATTCTAGAGATGCCACCTGCAACTGTGATTATAACTGTCAATACTACATGGAGTGCTGCCCTGATTTCAAGAAAGTCTGCACTGTAG AGCTTTCCTGTAAAGGCCGCTGCTTTGAGTCCTTTGCACGAGGGAGGGAGTGTGACTGTGACTCTCAGTGTAAGAAGTATGGCAAGTGCTGTTCTGACTACAAAgacttctgtgaagaat TGCATAATCCCACATCACCACCACCTTCAAAGACTGCATCTCCACCTCCAGGAGCATCTCAAACCATCAAATCAACCTCCAAACGTTCACCCaaatcaccaaaaaagaagacaaagaaagttGTAGAATCAGAGGAAATAACAGAAG AACATTCTGTTTCTGAAAACCAagagtcctcctcctcctcttcctcttcttcttcaactATTCGGAAAATCAAGTCTTCTAAAAATTCAGCTGCTAATAGAGAATTACAGAAGAAACCCAAAG taaAAGACGagaaaaaaacttctaaaaaggAACCAACCCCCAAACCACCAGTGGTAGATGAAGCTGGAAGTGGACTAGACCCAACTCCTGACACCCCTACCACCCAACACAATGAAGTTACCACATCTCAGAAGACTACAACGGTAAAACCAAAAAATCCTAAACCCAGTCTTCCACCTAATTCTGATACATCCAAGGAGGCATCTTCAAACAATGAAGAGACAACAGTTAAAACTAAAGAGACCACTGTCACAAACAAACAGACTTCCACCAGTGCAAAAGAGAAAACTATTTCAGCTAAAGAGACACAAAGTGCAGAGAAAACATCCACACCTGAAGGTCCTGCTAAACCTATACCCAAAGCTGAAACTATGACCAAAGCCCCTGCTCTGCCTACCACCACCAAGAAGCCTGCACCCCCTACCACCAAAGGACCAGTTCCCACAACCCCCAAGGAGACTGCTCCCACGGCCACCAAAGAACCAGCTCCCATGTCCCCCAAGGAACCAgctcccaccaccaccaaggaACCCGTTTCCACAACCACCAAGGAACCCGCTCCCACCACCCCCAAGGAACCAgctcccaccaccaccaaggaACCCGCTCCCACGACCCCCAAGGAGCCCGCTCCCACGACCACCAAGGAGCCCGCTCCCACGACCACCAAGGAGCCCGCTCCCACGACCACCAAGGAGCCAGCTCCCACAACTCCCAAGGAACCAgctcccaccaccaccaaggaACCCACTCCCACGACCCCCAAGGAGCCCGCTCCCACGACCCCCAAGGAGCCAGCTCCCACAACTCCCAAGGAACCAgctcccaccaccaccaaggaACCCACTCCCACCACCCCCAAGGAGCCCGCTCCCACGACCACCAAGGAACCAGCTCCCATCACCACCAAGGAGCCCGCTCCCACGACCACCAAGGAGCCAGCTCCCACAACTCCCAAGGAACCAgctcccaccaccaccaaggaACCCGTTCCCACGACCCCCAAGGAGCCCGCTCCCACGACCCCCAAGGAACCCGCTCCCACGACCACCAAGGAACCAGCTCCCACGACCCCCAAGGAGCCCGCTCCCACGACCCCCAAGGAGCCCGCTCCCACGACCCCCAAGGAGCCCGCTCCCACGACCACCAAAGAACCAGCTTCCACCACCCCCAAGGAATCAGCAACCACAACCCCCAAGGAGCCCACTCCCACGACCCCCAAGGAGCCAGCTCCCACAACCCCCATGGAGCCCgctcccaccaccaccaaggaACCATCCCCCACCACTCCCAAGGAGCCTGCACCCACCACTACCAAGGAACCCACAACCCCAAAGGAACCAGCACTCACCACCCCCAAGGAGCCTGTACCTTCTACTACCAAGGAACCTGTACCCACCACCCCCAAGGAGCCTGCTCCTACCACCAAGAAGCTTGTACTCACAATGACTAAGGAACCAGTACCTACTACCCCCAAGGAGCCAGCTCCCACAACCACCAAGGAGCCCTCACCCACCACCCCTGAAGAGCCTGCTCCAACCATCCCTGAGGAACCTGCACCCAGCAGCCCTGAAGAACCTGCCTCAACCACCCCTAAGAAGGCTGCTCCAACTACTCCTAAGACACCAGCCCCAACTACCACCATGGAGCCTCCCACTACCCCCAAGACTCCTCCTGAAGCAACCCCTTTGTTTTCTGTAGAACCCACGCCAAAGGGTCCTGACAACAGTCCTGAGGAGCCTGCTATACTGACAACAAAGAGTCCAGAAATGACCAAACCTGAAATGACCTCAACAGCTAAAGACAAGACAACAGAAAAAGATACACGTACCACACCGGAAAGCACAACTGCTGCACCTAAGATTACCACAAAGGAGACTGCAAGTACAGCAGAAGAAAAGACTACTGAATCCAAAGTAACAAGTACCACCACACAAGTAACACCCACCACAACAAAAGATACATCACTCAAAACTACTACTCCTAAAACAACTCTTGCACCCAAAGTAACTACAATAGAGGAGACTATGAACAAACCTGAAGAAACAACCCCTGCACCAGAAGACTCAGTTGATAATTCTAAGGCCATAACTCCAAAACCTCAGAAGCCAACCAAAGCACCCAAAAAGCCCTCTACGAAAAAGCCAACCAAAGCACCCAAAAAGCCTACTTCTACCAAAAAACCTAGCACTCCTAAAGTGAGAAAACCAAAGACTACACCAACTCTCCCAAAGAGGACTCCAACAGTGTCTGAATTGAGCCCTACCTCTCTAGCAGAAGTCATGCTCCAAACCACCACCAGCCCTAACCAAACTCCAAACTCAGAAAGAGCTGAAGTTCCAGGGAAGGAAGAGATAGATGGTGCTGAAGCAGAAAAGCCTCACATGATTCCCAGGCCCCCTGTGTTAACTCCTATCGTTATTCCAGGCATCGATCACTTAGTGAGAGGACCCAACCAAGGCATGAGCATCAACTCCATGTTTTCAG aTGAGACCAATTTATGCAATGGTAAGCCTGTAGACGGATTGACAACTTTGCACAATGGAACATTAGTTGCATTTCGAG GTCATTATTTCTGGATGCTAAATCCATTCAGCCCACCATCTCCACCTCGCAGAATTACTGAAGTTTGGGGTATTCCTTCCCCTATTGACACTGTTTTTACTAGATGCAACTGTGAAGGAAAAACTTTCTTCTTTAAG GATTCTCAGTACTGGCGTTTCACCAATGATATAAAAGATGCAGGTTATCCTAAACAAATTGCAAAGGGATTTGGAGGACTGACTGGGAAAATAGTGGCAGCTCTTTCAATAGCTAAATACAAGAACAGGCCTGAATCTGTGTATTTTTTCAAGAGAG GTGGCAACATTCAGCAGTATACTTATAAACAGGAACCCATCAGAAAGTGTCCTGGAAGAAGGCCTGCTATAAATTATTCAGTATATGGAGAAGCAGCACAGGTTAGGAGACGTCGCTTTGAACGGGCTATTGGACCTTTGCAAACACACACCATCAGAATTCACTACTCACCCATCCGAGTTGCTTATCAAGACAAAG GTTTCCTCCACAATGAAGTTAAAGTGAGCACAATGTGGAGAGGGTTTCCAAATGTGGTGACTTCAGCAATAACACTGCCCAACATCAGAAAACCTGATGGCTATGATTACTATGCCTTTTCGAAGG ATCAATACTATAACATCGATGTACCTAGCAGAACAGCAAGAGCAATTACTACTCGATCCGGGCAGACCCTCTCCAAAGTCTGGTATAACTGTCCTTAG
- the Prg4 gene encoding proteoglycan 4 isoform X2: MEWKILPLCLLLLLSVFLMQQVSSQDLSSCAGRCGEGYSRDATCNCDYNCQYYMECCPDFKKVCTVELSCKGRCFESFARGRECDCDSQCKKYGKCCSDYKDFCEELHNPTSPPPSKTASPPPGASQTIKSTSKRSPKSPKKKTKKVVESEEITEVKDEKKTSKKEPTPKPPVVDEAGSGLDPTPDTPTTQHNEVTTSQKTTTVKPKNPKPSLPPNSDTSKEASSNNEETTVKTKETTVTNKQTSTSAKEKTISAKETQSAEKTSTPEGPAKPIPKAETMTKAPALPTTTKKPAPPTTKGPVPTTPKETAPTATKEPAPMSPKEPAPTTTKEPVSTTTKEPAPTTPKEPAPTTTKEPAPTTPKEPAPTTTKEPAPTTTKEPAPTTTKEPAPTTPKEPAPTTTKEPTPTTPKEPAPTTPKEPAPTTPKEPAPTTTKEPTPTTPKEPAPTTTKEPAPITTKEPAPTTTKEPAPTTPKEPAPTTTKEPVPTTPKEPAPTTPKEPAPTTTKEPAPTTPKEPAPTTPKEPAPTTPKEPAPTTTKEPASTTPKESATTTPKEPTPTTPKEPAPTTPMEPAPTTTKEPSPTTPKEPAPTTTKEPTTPKEPALTTPKEPVPSTTKEPVPTTPKEPAPTTKKLVLTMTKEPVPTTPKEPAPTTTKEPSPTTPEEPAPTIPEEPAPSSPEEPASTTPKKAAPTTPKTPAPTTTMEPPTTPKTPPEATPLFSVEPTPKGPDNSPEEPAILTTKSPEMTKPEMTSTAKDKTTEKDTRTTPESTTAAPKITTKETASTAEEKTTESKVTSTTTQVTPTTTKDTSLKTTTPKTTLAPKVTTIEETMNKPEETTPAPEDSVDNSKAITPKPQKPTKAPKKPSTKKPTKAPKKPTSTKKPSTPKVRKPKTTPTLPKRTPTVSELSPTSLAEVMLQTTTSPNQTPNSERAEVPGKEEIDGAEAEKPHMIPRPPVLTPIVIPGIDHLVRGPNQGMSINSMFSDETNLCNGKPVDGLTTLHNGTLVAFRGHYFWMLNPFSPPSPPRRITEVWGIPSPIDTVFTRCNCEGKTFFFKDSQYWRFTNDIKDAGYPKQIAKGFGGLTGKIVAALSIAKYKNRPESVYFFKRGGNIQQYTYKQEPIRKCPGRRPAINYSVYGEAAQVRRRRFERAIGPLQTHTIRIHYSPIRVAYQDKGFLHNEVKVSTMWRGFPNVVTSAITLPNIRKPDGYDYYAFSKDQYYNIDVPSRTARAITTRSGQTLSKVWYNCP; this comes from the exons atttatCAAGCTGTGCAGGGAGATGTGGGGAAGGGTATTCTAGAGATGCCACCTGCAACTGTGATTATAACTGTCAATACTACATGGAGTGCTGCCCTGATTTCAAGAAAGTCTGCACTGTAG AGCTTTCCTGTAAAGGCCGCTGCTTTGAGTCCTTTGCACGAGGGAGGGAGTGTGACTGTGACTCTCAGTGTAAGAAGTATGGCAAGTGCTGTTCTGACTACAAAgacttctgtgaagaat TGCATAATCCCACATCACCACCACCTTCAAAGACTGCATCTCCACCTCCAGGAGCATCTCAAACCATCAAATCAACCTCCAAACGTTCACCCaaatcaccaaaaaagaagacaaagaaagttGTAGAATCAGAGGAAATAACAGAAG taaAAGACGagaaaaaaacttctaaaaaggAACCAACCCCCAAACCACCAGTGGTAGATGAAGCTGGAAGTGGACTAGACCCAACTCCTGACACCCCTACCACCCAACACAATGAAGTTACCACATCTCAGAAGACTACAACGGTAAAACCAAAAAATCCTAAACCCAGTCTTCCACCTAATTCTGATACATCCAAGGAGGCATCTTCAAACAATGAAGAGACAACAGTTAAAACTAAAGAGACCACTGTCACAAACAAACAGACTTCCACCAGTGCAAAAGAGAAAACTATTTCAGCTAAAGAGACACAAAGTGCAGAGAAAACATCCACACCTGAAGGTCCTGCTAAACCTATACCCAAAGCTGAAACTATGACCAAAGCCCCTGCTCTGCCTACCACCACCAAGAAGCCTGCACCCCCTACCACCAAAGGACCAGTTCCCACAACCCCCAAGGAGACTGCTCCCACGGCCACCAAAGAACCAGCTCCCATGTCCCCCAAGGAACCAgctcccaccaccaccaaggaACCCGTTTCCACAACCACCAAGGAACCCGCTCCCACCACCCCCAAGGAACCAgctcccaccaccaccaaggaACCCGCTCCCACGACCCCCAAGGAGCCCGCTCCCACGACCACCAAGGAGCCCGCTCCCACGACCACCAAGGAGCCCGCTCCCACGACCACCAAGGAGCCAGCTCCCACAACTCCCAAGGAACCAgctcccaccaccaccaaggaACCCACTCCCACGACCCCCAAGGAGCCCGCTCCCACGACCCCCAAGGAGCCAGCTCCCACAACTCCCAAGGAACCAgctcccaccaccaccaaggaACCCACTCCCACCACCCCCAAGGAGCCCGCTCCCACGACCACCAAGGAACCAGCTCCCATCACCACCAAGGAGCCCGCTCCCACGACCACCAAGGAGCCAGCTCCCACAACTCCCAAGGAACCAgctcccaccaccaccaaggaACCCGTTCCCACGACCCCCAAGGAGCCCGCTCCCACGACCCCCAAGGAACCCGCTCCCACGACCACCAAGGAACCAGCTCCCACGACCCCCAAGGAGCCCGCTCCCACGACCCCCAAGGAGCCCGCTCCCACGACCCCCAAGGAGCCCGCTCCCACGACCACCAAAGAACCAGCTTCCACCACCCCCAAGGAATCAGCAACCACAACCCCCAAGGAGCCCACTCCCACGACCCCCAAGGAGCCAGCTCCCACAACCCCCATGGAGCCCgctcccaccaccaccaaggaACCATCCCCCACCACTCCCAAGGAGCCTGCACCCACCACTACCAAGGAACCCACAACCCCAAAGGAACCAGCACTCACCACCCCCAAGGAGCCTGTACCTTCTACTACCAAGGAACCTGTACCCACCACCCCCAAGGAGCCTGCTCCTACCACCAAGAAGCTTGTACTCACAATGACTAAGGAACCAGTACCTACTACCCCCAAGGAGCCAGCTCCCACAACCACCAAGGAGCCCTCACCCACCACCCCTGAAGAGCCTGCTCCAACCATCCCTGAGGAACCTGCACCCAGCAGCCCTGAAGAACCTGCCTCAACCACCCCTAAGAAGGCTGCTCCAACTACTCCTAAGACACCAGCCCCAACTACCACCATGGAGCCTCCCACTACCCCCAAGACTCCTCCTGAAGCAACCCCTTTGTTTTCTGTAGAACCCACGCCAAAGGGTCCTGACAACAGTCCTGAGGAGCCTGCTATACTGACAACAAAGAGTCCAGAAATGACCAAACCTGAAATGACCTCAACAGCTAAAGACAAGACAACAGAAAAAGATACACGTACCACACCGGAAAGCACAACTGCTGCACCTAAGATTACCACAAAGGAGACTGCAAGTACAGCAGAAGAAAAGACTACTGAATCCAAAGTAACAAGTACCACCACACAAGTAACACCCACCACAACAAAAGATACATCACTCAAAACTACTACTCCTAAAACAACTCTTGCACCCAAAGTAACTACAATAGAGGAGACTATGAACAAACCTGAAGAAACAACCCCTGCACCAGAAGACTCAGTTGATAATTCTAAGGCCATAACTCCAAAACCTCAGAAGCCAACCAAAGCACCCAAAAAGCCCTCTACGAAAAAGCCAACCAAAGCACCCAAAAAGCCTACTTCTACCAAAAAACCTAGCACTCCTAAAGTGAGAAAACCAAAGACTACACCAACTCTCCCAAAGAGGACTCCAACAGTGTCTGAATTGAGCCCTACCTCTCTAGCAGAAGTCATGCTCCAAACCACCACCAGCCCTAACCAAACTCCAAACTCAGAAAGAGCTGAAGTTCCAGGGAAGGAAGAGATAGATGGTGCTGAAGCAGAAAAGCCTCACATGATTCCCAGGCCCCCTGTGTTAACTCCTATCGTTATTCCAGGCATCGATCACTTAGTGAGAGGACCCAACCAAGGCATGAGCATCAACTCCATGTTTTCAG aTGAGACCAATTTATGCAATGGTAAGCCTGTAGACGGATTGACAACTTTGCACAATGGAACATTAGTTGCATTTCGAG GTCATTATTTCTGGATGCTAAATCCATTCAGCCCACCATCTCCACCTCGCAGAATTACTGAAGTTTGGGGTATTCCTTCCCCTATTGACACTGTTTTTACTAGATGCAACTGTGAAGGAAAAACTTTCTTCTTTAAG GATTCTCAGTACTGGCGTTTCACCAATGATATAAAAGATGCAGGTTATCCTAAACAAATTGCAAAGGGATTTGGAGGACTGACTGGGAAAATAGTGGCAGCTCTTTCAATAGCTAAATACAAGAACAGGCCTGAATCTGTGTATTTTTTCAAGAGAG GTGGCAACATTCAGCAGTATACTTATAAACAGGAACCCATCAGAAAGTGTCCTGGAAGAAGGCCTGCTATAAATTATTCAGTATATGGAGAAGCAGCACAGGTTAGGAGACGTCGCTTTGAACGGGCTATTGGACCTTTGCAAACACACACCATCAGAATTCACTACTCACCCATCCGAGTTGCTTATCAAGACAAAG GTTTCCTCCACAATGAAGTTAAAGTGAGCACAATGTGGAGAGGGTTTCCAAATGTGGTGACTTCAGCAATAACACTGCCCAACATCAGAAAACCTGATGGCTATGATTACTATGCCTTTTCGAAGG ATCAATACTATAACATCGATGTACCTAGCAGAACAGCAAGAGCAATTACTACTCGATCCGGGCAGACCCTCTCCAAAGTCTGGTATAACTGTCCTTAG
- the Prg4 gene encoding proteoglycan 4 isoform X4 has protein sequence MEWKILPLCLLLLLSVFLMQQVSSQDLSSCAGRCGEGYSRDATCNCDYNCQYYMECCPDFKKVCTVELSCKGRCFESFARGRECDCDSQCKKYGKCCSDYKDFCEELKDEKKTSKKEPTPKPPVVDEAGSGLDPTPDTPTTQHNEVTTSQKTTTVKPKNPKPSLPPNSDTSKEASSNNEETTVKTKETTVTNKQTSTSAKEKTISAKETQSAEKTSTPEGPAKPIPKAETMTKAPALPTTTKKPAPPTTKGPVPTTPKETAPTATKEPAPMSPKEPAPTTTKEPVSTTTKEPAPTTPKEPAPTTTKEPAPTTPKEPAPTTTKEPAPTTTKEPAPTTTKEPAPTTPKEPAPTTTKEPTPTTPKEPAPTTPKEPAPTTPKEPAPTTTKEPTPTTPKEPAPTTTKEPAPITTKEPAPTTTKEPAPTTPKEPAPTTTKEPVPTTPKEPAPTTPKEPAPTTTKEPAPTTPKEPAPTTPKEPAPTTPKEPAPTTTKEPASTTPKESATTTPKEPTPTTPKEPAPTTPMEPAPTTTKEPSPTTPKEPAPTTTKEPTTPKEPALTTPKEPVPSTTKEPVPTTPKEPAPTTKKLVLTMTKEPVPTTPKEPAPTTTKEPSPTTPEEPAPTIPEEPAPSSPEEPASTTPKKAAPTTPKTPAPTTTMEPPTTPKTPPEATPLFSVEPTPKGPDNSPEEPAILTTKSPEMTKPEMTSTAKDKTTEKDTRTTPESTTAAPKITTKETASTAEEKTTESKVTSTTTQVTPTTTKDTSLKTTTPKTTLAPKVTTIEETMNKPEETTPAPEDSVDNSKAITPKPQKPTKAPKKPSTKKPTKAPKKPTSTKKPSTPKVRKPKTTPTLPKRTPTVSELSPTSLAEVMLQTTTSPNQTPNSERAEVPGKEEIDGAEAEKPHMIPRPPVLTPIVIPGIDHLVRGPNQGMSINSMFSDETNLCNGKPVDGLTTLHNGTLVAFRGHYFWMLNPFSPPSPPRRITEVWGIPSPIDTVFTRCNCEGKTFFFKDSQYWRFTNDIKDAGYPKQIAKGFGGLTGKIVAALSIAKYKNRPESVYFFKRGGNIQQYTYKQEPIRKCPGRRPAINYSVYGEAAQVRRRRFERAIGPLQTHTIRIHYSPIRVAYQDKGFLHNEVKVSTMWRGFPNVVTSAITLPNIRKPDGYDYYAFSKDQYYNIDVPSRTARAITTRSGQTLSKVWYNCP, from the exons atttatCAAGCTGTGCAGGGAGATGTGGGGAAGGGTATTCTAGAGATGCCACCTGCAACTGTGATTATAACTGTCAATACTACATGGAGTGCTGCCCTGATTTCAAGAAAGTCTGCACTGTAG AGCTTTCCTGTAAAGGCCGCTGCTTTGAGTCCTTTGCACGAGGGAGGGAGTGTGACTGTGACTCTCAGTGTAAGAAGTATGGCAAGTGCTGTTCTGACTACAAAgacttctgtgaagaat taaAAGACGagaaaaaaacttctaaaaaggAACCAACCCCCAAACCACCAGTGGTAGATGAAGCTGGAAGTGGACTAGACCCAACTCCTGACACCCCTACCACCCAACACAATGAAGTTACCACATCTCAGAAGACTACAACGGTAAAACCAAAAAATCCTAAACCCAGTCTTCCACCTAATTCTGATACATCCAAGGAGGCATCTTCAAACAATGAAGAGACAACAGTTAAAACTAAAGAGACCACTGTCACAAACAAACAGACTTCCACCAGTGCAAAAGAGAAAACTATTTCAGCTAAAGAGACACAAAGTGCAGAGAAAACATCCACACCTGAAGGTCCTGCTAAACCTATACCCAAAGCTGAAACTATGACCAAAGCCCCTGCTCTGCCTACCACCACCAAGAAGCCTGCACCCCCTACCACCAAAGGACCAGTTCCCACAACCCCCAAGGAGACTGCTCCCACGGCCACCAAAGAACCAGCTCCCATGTCCCCCAAGGAACCAgctcccaccaccaccaaggaACCCGTTTCCACAACCACCAAGGAACCCGCTCCCACCACCCCCAAGGAACCAgctcccaccaccaccaaggaACCCGCTCCCACGACCCCCAAGGAGCCCGCTCCCACGACCACCAAGGAGCCCGCTCCCACGACCACCAAGGAGCCCGCTCCCACGACCACCAAGGAGCCAGCTCCCACAACTCCCAAGGAACCAgctcccaccaccaccaaggaACCCACTCCCACGACCCCCAAGGAGCCCGCTCCCACGACCCCCAAGGAGCCAGCTCCCACAACTCCCAAGGAACCAgctcccaccaccaccaaggaACCCACTCCCACCACCCCCAAGGAGCCCGCTCCCACGACCACCAAGGAACCAGCTCCCATCACCACCAAGGAGCCCGCTCCCACGACCACCAAGGAGCCAGCTCCCACAACTCCCAAGGAACCAgctcccaccaccaccaaggaACCCGTTCCCACGACCCCCAAGGAGCCCGCTCCCACGACCCCCAAGGAACCCGCTCCCACGACCACCAAGGAACCAGCTCCCACGACCCCCAAGGAGCCCGCTCCCACGACCCCCAAGGAGCCCGCTCCCACGACCCCCAAGGAGCCCGCTCCCACGACCACCAAAGAACCAGCTTCCACCACCCCCAAGGAATCAGCAACCACAACCCCCAAGGAGCCCACTCCCACGACCCCCAAGGAGCCAGCTCCCACAACCCCCATGGAGCCCgctcccaccaccaccaaggaACCATCCCCCACCACTCCCAAGGAGCCTGCACCCACCACTACCAAGGAACCCACAACCCCAAAGGAACCAGCACTCACCACCCCCAAGGAGCCTGTACCTTCTACTACCAAGGAACCTGTACCCACCACCCCCAAGGAGCCTGCTCCTACCACCAAGAAGCTTGTACTCACAATGACTAAGGAACCAGTACCTACTACCCCCAAGGAGCCAGCTCCCACAACCACCAAGGAGCCCTCACCCACCACCCCTGAAGAGCCTGCTCCAACCATCCCTGAGGAACCTGCACCCAGCAGCCCTGAAGAACCTGCCTCAACCACCCCTAAGAAGGCTGCTCCAACTACTCCTAAGACACCAGCCCCAACTACCACCATGGAGCCTCCCACTACCCCCAAGACTCCTCCTGAAGCAACCCCTTTGTTTTCTGTAGAACCCACGCCAAAGGGTCCTGACAACAGTCCTGAGGAGCCTGCTATACTGACAACAAAGAGTCCAGAAATGACCAAACCTGAAATGACCTCAACAGCTAAAGACAAGACAACAGAAAAAGATACACGTACCACACCGGAAAGCACAACTGCTGCACCTAAGATTACCACAAAGGAGACTGCAAGTACAGCAGAAGAAAAGACTACTGAATCCAAAGTAACAAGTACCACCACACAAGTAACACCCACCACAACAAAAGATACATCACTCAAAACTACTACTCCTAAAACAACTCTTGCACCCAAAGTAACTACAATAGAGGAGACTATGAACAAACCTGAAGAAACAACCCCTGCACCAGAAGACTCAGTTGATAATTCTAAGGCCATAACTCCAAAACCTCAGAAGCCAACCAAAGCACCCAAAAAGCCCTCTACGAAAAAGCCAACCAAAGCACCCAAAAAGCCTACTTCTACCAAAAAACCTAGCACTCCTAAAGTGAGAAAACCAAAGACTACACCAACTCTCCCAAAGAGGACTCCAACAGTGTCTGAATTGAGCCCTACCTCTCTAGCAGAAGTCATGCTCCAAACCACCACCAGCCCTAACCAAACTCCAAACTCAGAAAGAGCTGAAGTTCCAGGGAAGGAAGAGATAGATGGTGCTGAAGCAGAAAAGCCTCACATGATTCCCAGGCCCCCTGTGTTAACTCCTATCGTTATTCCAGGCATCGATCACTTAGTGAGAGGACCCAACCAAGGCATGAGCATCAACTCCATGTTTTCAG aTGAGACCAATTTATGCAATGGTAAGCCTGTAGACGGATTGACAACTTTGCACAATGGAACATTAGTTGCATTTCGAG GTCATTATTTCTGGATGCTAAATCCATTCAGCCCACCATCTCCACCTCGCAGAATTACTGAAGTTTGGGGTATTCCTTCCCCTATTGACACTGTTTTTACTAGATGCAACTGTGAAGGAAAAACTTTCTTCTTTAAG GATTCTCAGTACTGGCGTTTCACCAATGATATAAAAGATGCAGGTTATCCTAAACAAATTGCAAAGGGATTTGGAGGACTGACTGGGAAAATAGTGGCAGCTCTTTCAATAGCTAAATACAAGAACAGGCCTGAATCTGTGTATTTTTTCAAGAGAG GTGGCAACATTCAGCAGTATACTTATAAACAGGAACCCATCAGAAAGTGTCCTGGAAGAAGGCCTGCTATAAATTATTCAGTATATGGAGAAGCAGCACAGGTTAGGAGACGTCGCTTTGAACGGGCTATTGGACCTTTGCAAACACACACCATCAGAATTCACTACTCACCCATCCGAGTTGCTTATCAAGACAAAG GTTTCCTCCACAATGAAGTTAAAGTGAGCACAATGTGGAGAGGGTTTCCAAATGTGGTGACTTCAGCAATAACACTGCCCAACATCAGAAAACCTGATGGCTATGATTACTATGCCTTTTCGAAGG ATCAATACTATAACATCGATGTACCTAGCAGAACAGCAAGAGCAATTACTACTCGATCCGGGCAGACCCTCTCCAAAGTCTGGTATAACTGTCCTTAG